In Legionella lytica, one genomic interval encodes:
- a CDS encoding proton-conducting transporter transmembrane domain-containing protein — protein MNIIVLIFLCLMLACPVTALVFNCLLTFRPIIAARWAGYSVGLGFLIGVGLLSYLSLSQNSTIYWLMNLNTLSLLLCSLVLLVSFVVHRFSLRYMHGDRLYKRFFLLLSILTLTAMLMVFADNLFLFWGAWSFSNLFLVLLMVHKKEWLAAKNSGLLAFYTLSIGSICLLIAFITLSLTYSTNSISTLTNLSNPDHLSLVSMGLVLIGALAQSGLFPFHRWLISSLNSPTPVSALMHAGLVNGGGILIVKFAPMLMLYPGLLTLLFIAGSISALLGTVWKLMQHDIKKMLACSTMAQMGFMMMQCGVGLFAAAIAHLCWHGLFKAYLFLSSGSAVKQKKSETTSSKVSSTMLLTSLIGGVVAMTSFAVVTNKSISMHEASGFVLFFAFIAGAQLMLTWIRAHQVVLSLVSGLVLALFSGLMYGASIQLIQWLIPSIATLEAPQLSLIHWTIMALFGALWVVFNLEVHKKTGQSKLGCWLYVTLFNSSQPSRKTVTALRNEYNY, from the coding sequence GTGAATATAATAGTTCTAATTTTTTTATGTCTCATGTTGGCCTGTCCAGTGACTGCGCTTGTCTTTAATTGTCTTTTAACTTTTCGACCAATTATTGCGGCGCGCTGGGCGGGTTACAGTGTCGGATTAGGGTTCTTGATTGGGGTGGGGTTACTTTCTTATTTGTCCTTATCACAAAATTCAACAATCTACTGGTTAATGAATCTCAATACACTGAGCCTGTTGTTATGCAGCTTGGTGTTATTGGTCAGCTTTGTCGTGCATCGCTTTTCATTAAGGTATATGCATGGAGACAGACTCTACAAGCGCTTTTTTCTTCTTTTATCAATCCTAACCCTAACAGCCATGCTTATGGTTTTTGCCGATAATTTATTTTTATTCTGGGGGGCTTGGTCTTTTTCTAATTTATTTCTCGTGTTGTTAATGGTGCATAAGAAAGAATGGTTGGCTGCAAAAAATTCGGGGCTCTTGGCCTTTTATACTCTGTCGATAGGAAGTATCTGTTTATTAATTGCTTTTATTACCTTAAGTCTCACTTATTCAACAAACTCTATTTCGACCTTGACTAACCTGTCTAACCCCGACCACTTATCATTAGTTTCAATGGGCCTTGTCTTAATTGGCGCACTAGCTCAATCTGGATTGTTTCCTTTCCATCGATGGCTTATCAGCTCATTGAACTCACCAACTCCAGTCTCTGCATTGATGCATGCGGGCCTTGTTAATGGCGGAGGAATTTTAATCGTTAAATTTGCACCAATGCTGATGCTTTATCCAGGATTGTTGACTCTGTTGTTCATAGCCGGCTCTATCTCGGCCTTACTAGGTACTGTTTGGAAGTTGATGCAGCACGATATTAAAAAAATGTTGGCTTGTTCCACCATGGCTCAAATGGGCTTCATGATGATGCAATGTGGGGTGGGCTTATTTGCTGCAGCTATAGCACATCTGTGTTGGCATGGATTATTCAAAGCCTATCTGTTTTTAAGTTCAGGCTCTGCAGTGAAACAAAAAAAATCAGAGACTACTTCTTCTAAAGTATCTTCCACCATGCTTCTCACTTCTCTTATCGGTGGTGTTGTGGCAATGACTTCCTTTGCTGTTGTAACGAATAAGTCCATCTCTATGCATGAGGCCAGTGGCTTTGTTTTGTTCTTTGCCTTCATCGCGGGCGCACAACTCATGCTCACCTGGATTCGCGCTCACCAAGTGGTGTTAAGTTTAGTTTCAGGCCTTGTTCTTGCCCTATTTTCAGGACTTATGTATGGCGCAAGCATTCAACTGATTCAGTGGCTAATCCCTAGTATAGCAACACTAGAAGCACCTCAATTATCGCTAATTCATTGGACCATAATGGCCTTATTTGGTGCTTTGTGGGTGGTATTTAATCTGGAGGTGCATAAAAAAACAGGTCAATCAAAACTCGGGTGTTGGCTTTATGTGACTTTGTTTAATTCAAGCCAGCCTTCTAGAAAAACCGTCACTGCTTTACGAAACGAGTACAACTACTAA
- a CDS encoding DUF2309 domain-containing protein → MTSAKLLAKHHTIQSEDKKEGKSYQPGTGKNLEIQVLVHNAAKCITPVWPLETFIACNPLQGFEGQTFEEALAQGGFRRQRAERNVQLEAVNLQMIKWCGAFFDAGQGSIDMPYREQGFYYGFLKLASFDRQVHHNKKEAKTFLQQLPESAEEAIKICLQRLHVAKGQEEAFLAKTVSYLPGWAGFVKWKTDWQNSNKAEKAKVTLTDFLAVRLVLTCILWPEALKEKKSSDDGSLVKKVLAQLKSNEDSYRKKLLALLLPEVKKEAAQAPRRNAQLIFCIDVRSEPFRRAIESLGHYETFGFAGFFGLPVRIEEFDTNKSKECCPVLLKPKYAIKEISAANKDDYERYQRGKSLINGCKNLYTQLKHNVSTPFALVESLGLWCGLNMTLKSLSPEVSNNSLSAIKGWLKPAMPTKVAYELSENDAEQGLSLQEQVSYAETVLRLMGLTSGFAKLIIFCGHGSSTENNPYASALDCGACGGNHGGINARLLASILNKREVRQGLEECGMHIPLDTVFYGALHNTTTDCVEVYTQGEAKPIYPELLNQLKNDLKEAQLITNQERGIKLQSGTPHKYILRRSLDWSETRPEWGLARNAAFIVAPRHLTKNIPLDGRCFLHSYRFEQDHDGALLETILTAPMVVAEWINTQYLFSTLDNVTFGSGSKVTHNVVGTIGVMQGNGSDLMHGLPLQSVMSSDEHAYHEPQRLLTVVYAHRDRVSQVIEKHSILKTLFFNQWVHLVVIDPINQLSYQLSQSGEWNLVKQ, encoded by the coding sequence ATGACTAGCGCAAAACTGTTAGCGAAACACCACACGATACAGTCAGAGGATAAAAAAGAAGGTAAGAGCTATCAGCCTGGAACAGGTAAAAACCTAGAGATACAGGTTTTAGTACACAACGCCGCAAAATGCATTACCCCTGTTTGGCCTCTTGAAACGTTTATTGCCTGTAATCCATTACAAGGCTTTGAAGGCCAAACGTTTGAAGAAGCATTAGCTCAGGGTGGGTTTAGGCGCCAAAGAGCAGAGCGCAATGTGCAACTTGAAGCAGTTAATCTGCAAATGATTAAATGGTGCGGCGCCTTTTTTGATGCAGGGCAAGGCAGTATTGATATGCCCTATCGTGAGCAGGGCTTTTATTATGGGTTCTTAAAATTAGCCTCTTTTGATAGACAAGTGCACCACAATAAAAAAGAAGCAAAGACGTTTCTACAGCAATTGCCCGAATCAGCAGAGGAGGCAATTAAAATCTGTCTGCAAAGACTTCATGTTGCCAAAGGGCAAGAAGAAGCCTTTCTTGCAAAGACAGTTTCTTACTTGCCCGGATGGGCAGGGTTCGTGAAATGGAAAACAGATTGGCAGAATTCAAATAAAGCAGAAAAAGCAAAAGTAACGCTCACTGATTTTCTGGCAGTGCGCTTGGTGCTCACCTGCATTCTCTGGCCTGAAGCGCTCAAAGAAAAAAAAAGCAGCGACGATGGTTCTTTGGTTAAAAAAGTGTTGGCGCAATTAAAAAGTAATGAGGATTCGTATCGAAAAAAACTATTAGCTTTGCTTTTGCCAGAGGTAAAAAAGGAGGCCGCTCAGGCTCCTCGAAGAAATGCTCAGTTGATTTTTTGCATTGATGTTCGTTCTGAGCCATTTCGTCGCGCGATCGAGTCTTTAGGTCATTATGAAACCTTTGGTTTTGCCGGATTTTTTGGTCTTCCGGTGCGTATCGAGGAATTTGATACCAATAAAAGTAAAGAGTGCTGTCCCGTCTTGTTAAAGCCTAAGTATGCGATTAAAGAAATATCAGCTGCAAATAAAGACGATTATGAGCGTTATCAACGAGGAAAATCATTGATTAATGGTTGTAAAAACCTTTATACGCAACTCAAACACAATGTGTCGACACCTTTTGCTCTAGTCGAATCATTAGGACTTTGGTGTGGGTTGAATATGACTTTAAAATCTTTATCGCCAGAGGTGAGTAACAATTCATTATCAGCTATCAAGGGTTGGTTGAAGCCTGCTATGCCAACCAAGGTGGCTTATGAGCTAAGTGAAAACGATGCAGAACAAGGTTTGTCCTTGCAAGAGCAGGTTAGTTATGCTGAGACGGTATTACGTCTTATGGGACTCACCTCCGGTTTTGCTAAACTCATTATTTTTTGTGGGCATGGAAGTAGTACTGAAAATAATCCTTATGCATCGGCTTTGGATTGTGGTGCTTGTGGCGGGAATCATGGGGGAATAAACGCGCGACTATTGGCATCCATTCTTAATAAACGTGAAGTTCGTCAAGGTTTAGAAGAGTGTGGCATGCACATTCCCTTAGATACGGTATTTTACGGAGCACTGCATAATACCACGACGGACTGCGTTGAGGTGTATACGCAAGGCGAAGCAAAACCTATTTATCCCGAACTTTTAAATCAACTCAAAAACGATTTAAAAGAGGCGCAGCTTATAACCAATCAAGAGCGAGGAATTAAATTACAGAGTGGCACGCCTCATAAATACATCCTACGACGAAGCCTAGATTGGTCTGAGACACGACCCGAATGGGGCTTAGCTCGAAATGCTGCCTTTATTGTTGCACCTAGGCATCTAACAAAAAATATTCCTCTTGATGGTCGTTGTTTCTTGCATTCGTATCGTTTTGAGCAAGACCATGATGGGGCACTGCTCGAGACGATTTTGACAGCACCCATGGTCGTGGCTGAATGGATCAATACCCAATATTTATTTTCTACCTTAGATAATGTGACCTTTGGCAGTGGGAGCAAAGTCACTCACAATGTGGTTGGAACGATTGGAGTGATGCAGGGCAATGGAAGCGATTTGATGCATGGACTTCCCCTACAATCAGTCATGAGCTCTGATGAGCATGCCTATCATGAACCACAGCGTTTGCTAACAGTTGTTTATGCACACAGAGATAGGGTCTCTCAAGTGATTGAAAAACACTCCATCTTAAAAACCCTATTTTTTAATCAATGGGTACACTTGGTCGTTATCGATCCCATCAATCAACTTTCTTATCAATTAAGCCAATCTGGCGAGTGGAATTTAGTAAAACAATAA
- a CDS encoding P-II family nitrogen regulator, producing MNVVKVQERKDVGINLHPMKKIEVIVAGEHEHLITSMMDEASVTGYTLIRNVSGKGHHGFHEGKMMFNDKSSLVLFIAVAPEEVIVTLALGMKTLFQNESGVMFVSDVSVARLDYFHIMNT from the coding sequence ATGAATGTGGTTAAAGTTCAAGAGCGAAAAGATGTTGGAATTAATTTACATCCAATGAAAAAAATTGAGGTTATTGTTGCAGGAGAACATGAGCACTTGATTACATCCATGATGGATGAAGCATCAGTGACAGGATATACACTGATACGAAACGTTTCTGGAAAAGGACATCATGGCTTTCATGAAGGGAAAATGATGTTTAATGATAAATCCTCATTAGTCTTATTTATTGCAGTGGCGCCGGAGGAGGTGATTGTAACCTTAGCCTTGGGGATGAAAACGCTGTTTCAAAATGAGTCAGGGGTCATGTTTGTTTCCGATGTTTCGGTGGCAAGGCTTGATTATTTTCACATTATGAATACTTAA
- a CDS encoding DUF6671 family protein has product MYYKNQNVLLASKHEKEQVIAPPFMTKLSCTLRVLEFDTDQFGTFTGEVARTLSPYETCLLKAKTAAKRYNYALAVASEGSFGPHPAFPFVPSAHELMVFVDRTRDWIIAEQLVSQKTNYAMITINKNTELDAFLKRVQFPSHALILQVPSNNQVLAKGVNDLESLTHHLDLGFKTEKELLLATDMRAMMNPTRMAVIGELADKLTQRIASLCARCERPGFGFKATKGALPCGLCGSPTSIYEEEVWGCIGCEHQEFKRRRDGLLKADPTYCDYCNP; this is encoded by the coding sequence ATGTACTATAAAAATCAAAATGTTTTATTAGCCTCCAAACATGAAAAGGAGCAAGTGATTGCTCCGCCTTTTATGACTAAGTTATCGTGCACCTTGCGAGTGCTCGAATTTGATACCGATCAGTTTGGTACGTTTACTGGAGAGGTTGCCCGAACGCTGAGCCCTTATGAAACCTGTCTTCTAAAGGCTAAAACAGCAGCAAAACGCTATAACTATGCCCTTGCTGTCGCCTCTGAGGGAAGCTTTGGGCCTCATCCTGCGTTTCCTTTTGTACCAAGTGCGCATGAGCTGATGGTGTTTGTTGACAGAACGCGGGATTGGATTATTGCAGAGCAATTAGTAAGCCAAAAAACAAATTACGCGATGATAACGATTAACAAAAATACAGAACTTGATGCTTTTCTTAAACGAGTTCAATTCCCATCTCATGCACTCATTCTGCAAGTGCCCTCCAATAACCAGGTGTTGGCGAAAGGTGTTAATGATTTAGAGTCGTTGACCCATCACCTAGATCTTGGTTTTAAAACCGAAAAAGAGCTTCTTTTAGCAACCGACATGCGGGCTATGATGAATCCTACTCGAATGGCGGTGATTGGTGAGTTGGCGGATAAATTAACGCAACGAATTGCTAGTCTTTGTGCTCGATGTGAACGCCCAGGCTTTGGATTCAAAGCAACTAAAGGCGCATTACCTTGCGGGCTGTGTGGTTCTCCTACCTCGATTTATGAGGAAGAAGTTTGGGGTTGTATTGGCTGTGAACACCAAGAATTCAAAAGGCGGCGAGATGGTTTACTAAAAGCCGACCCTACCTATTGTGATTATTGCAACCCTTAG
- the hemH gene encoding ferrochelatase — protein sequence MKKGLLLINLGTPNSTNRRDIKRYLREFLTDKRVIDLPALVRYFLVYGLIVPFRSKNTAHAYQSIWTSRGSPLMVYSQDLAMSIQQRLEEHYQVALGMRYGAPSIEQALDELKTCDEITILPLYPQYSSAATGSSIEEVMRILSQREVIPSLRVLRDFYHHTAYIASQSEVIQSHLKKESHLLFSYHGIPERHIIKTGCDTVCLKDCPFVSLKNQACYRAQCFETSRLLAKELKLQAHQYTTAFQSRLGKTPWIKPYTDEVLSELIERGTQRLAVVCPSFTVDCLETLEEIGMRLKERWIDLGGKEFTLIPCLNTRESWVEAVAQLIKS from the coding sequence ATGAAAAAAGGATTGTTATTAATTAATTTAGGCACACCAAATTCTACGAATAGGCGAGATATTAAGCGATATTTGCGCGAGTTTTTGACTGATAAACGAGTCATTGATTTACCTGCGCTGGTTCGTTACTTTCTGGTCTATGGATTAATCGTGCCTTTTAGATCAAAAAATACGGCTCATGCCTATCAATCGATATGGACTTCTCGGGGCTCACCCTTAATGGTGTACAGTCAGGACTTGGCCATGTCTATCCAACAACGCTTGGAAGAACACTATCAAGTAGCATTAGGCATGCGTTACGGTGCGCCTTCCATAGAACAAGCGCTTGATGAATTAAAAACATGCGATGAGATTACCATTCTTCCTTTATATCCTCAGTACTCTTCTGCTGCAACGGGCTCATCGATTGAAGAAGTAATGCGCATTTTATCCCAAAGGGAGGTGATTCCTTCGCTCCGTGTACTTCGTGATTTCTATCATCATACAGCCTACATCGCTTCACAAAGTGAAGTCATTCAAAGCCATTTAAAAAAGGAATCTCATTTGCTATTTAGTTATCACGGAATTCCTGAGCGCCACATTATCAAGACAGGATGTGATACGGTATGCTTGAAAGACTGTCCTTTCGTAAGCTTGAAAAATCAAGCCTGCTATAGGGCGCAGTGTTTTGAAACGAGTCGTTTGCTTGCAAAAGAATTAAAATTACAGGCACATCAATATACTACGGCATTTCAATCAAGATTGGGAAAAACACCCTGGATAAAACCCTATACCGATGAAGTATTATCTGAGTTGATTGAACGGGGAACGCAACGTCTTGCAGTGGTTTGCCCCTCTTTTACTGTTGACTGTCTGGAAACATTAGAAGAGATAGGCATGCGCCTTAAAGAGCGGTGGATTGATTTAGGAGGAAAGGAATTTACTCTAATTCCTTGTTTAAATACCCGCGAATCTTGGGTAGAGGCGGTTGCTCAATTAATTAAGTCTTAA
- a CDS encoding Hsp20/alpha crystallin family protein, producing the protein MNTLIKTMPMYRDMGLLLNDFFNIQKQDDSSYIETSSWSPLVDIKEEKDCFLVIADVPGVNKEDIDISLENHVLTLKGQRQFEQTEHHQGYTRRERTQGQFYRRFSLPQTADDAKITARYAHGVLEIRIPKREAATEKKIEISVED; encoded by the coding sequence ATGAACACTTTAATTAAAACTATGCCCATGTACCGTGATATGGGTCTTCTGTTAAATGATTTTTTTAACATTCAAAAACAGGATGATTCATCCTATATTGAAACCAGTAGTTGGTCACCTTTGGTGGATATTAAAGAAGAAAAAGACTGCTTTTTAGTGATTGCCGATGTTCCTGGGGTAAACAAGGAAGACATTGATATTTCCCTAGAAAATCACGTTCTTACTCTTAAAGGTCAGCGACAGTTCGAACAAACCGAGCATCATCAAGGCTATACACGAAGAGAGCGCACGCAAGGGCAATTCTATCGTCGCTTTAGTCTTCCTCAAACCGCGGATGATGCAAAAATCACAGCGCGCTATGCTCATGGTGTTCTGGAAATCAGGATTCCCAAAAGAGAAGCTGCGACTGAGAAAAAAATTGAAATCAGCGTTGAGGACTAA
- the htpX gene encoding zinc metalloprotease HtpX encodes MENNLKTLLFLGALTALLVFIGGALGGHTGILIALLFAGIMNFSAYWYSDTIVLNLYQAQLVSSTFFVYRIVEDLAHRAGTPIPKVYLINNATPNAFATGRNPHHASIAVTTGLLERLTKEELTGVLAHELAHVVHRDTLISAVSATIAGAISGLVNLLMWMPLSSQSSDGEEHSAHPIAGIMMMILAPIAAGLIQMAISRSREFEADAGGARICGNPLWLANALIKLEQASHQHYFTKAEAHPATAHLFIVNPINGEKLANLFATHPLTSERIARLRAMY; translated from the coding sequence ATGGAAAACAACTTGAAAACACTCCTTTTTCTAGGCGCCTTAACGGCACTATTGGTATTTATAGGTGGCGCTTTAGGTGGCCACACAGGCATACTTATTGCGCTACTTTTTGCAGGAATAATGAATTTTTCAGCGTATTGGTACTCAGATACTATTGTCTTGAATCTGTACCAAGCTCAATTAGTATCCAGTACTTTTTTTGTTTATAGAATAGTTGAGGACCTTGCTCATCGTGCAGGTACCCCCATACCTAAGGTATACCTAATTAATAACGCGACACCAAACGCCTTTGCTACAGGACGAAATCCTCACCATGCAAGCATTGCCGTAACCACCGGCTTATTGGAGCGATTAACTAAGGAAGAGCTTACTGGCGTTTTAGCTCATGAGCTTGCCCACGTTGTCCATCGAGACACATTGATTAGCGCCGTGAGTGCAACTATTGCCGGGGCAATTAGTGGACTTGTAAACCTGTTAATGTGGATGCCACTCTCCTCTCAATCGAGCGATGGGGAAGAACACAGTGCCCATCCAATTGCAGGGATAATGATGATGATTCTTGCACCCATCGCAGCGGGACTCATTCAAATGGCGATTTCCCGCTCTAGGGAATTTGAAGCAGATGCAGGCGGGGCAAGAATTTGCGGTAATCCTCTTTGGCTTGCCAATGCTCTGATTAAATTAGAGCAGGCAAGTCATCAACACTATTTTACGAAGGCAGAAGCCCACCCTGCAACAGCTCACCTCTTTATCGTCAACCCCATCAATGGAGAAAAGCTCGCGAACCTTTTTGCAACTCACCCGTTGACTTCAGAACGAATTGCAAGGCTTAGGGCAATGTATTAA
- a CDS encoding mevalonate kinase family protein translates to MKWLIPAKTFLLGEYAAVAEGSAIVLTTTPCFELTQSTEPTLVGIHPQSPAGLWWQQQNNLKTGLFWHDPYAGCGGLGASSAQFLASYLANCMLQKKQADMSSMLEAYYQSSWTGKGLRPSGYDVIAQSQQGCVYINRQNNLVQCYSWPFQDLSFFLIHTGVKLATHHHLQDTALPDQIDYLSNLVDMAKNAFEQHDSQQLVTCINHYHAKLAELGLVAEHSLQLINQLKDHPEVLAIKGCGALGADIILILTSRSAAPTFNKKLQQENRSLLATENLLNFNLPLLAISKN, encoded by the coding sequence ATGAAATGGTTAATTCCTGCTAAAACATTTTTATTAGGCGAATATGCTGCAGTCGCAGAGGGTTCTGCGATTGTGCTAACAACCACCCCCTGCTTTGAGCTAACTCAAAGTACTGAACCCACTTTAGTAGGAATTCATCCTCAATCGCCGGCGGGCTTATGGTGGCAGCAACAAAACAATTTAAAAACAGGCCTATTCTGGCATGACCCCTACGCAGGTTGTGGCGGCTTAGGTGCATCCAGCGCACAATTTCTGGCAAGCTACCTTGCCAACTGCATGCTTCAAAAAAAGCAGGCAGATATGAGCAGTATGCTTGAAGCTTACTATCAGTCCTCATGGACAGGCAAAGGCTTAAGACCAAGCGGCTACGATGTTATTGCCCAATCTCAACAGGGATGTGTCTATATTAATAGACAGAACAACCTCGTTCAGTGCTATAGTTGGCCTTTCCAAGATTTATCTTTTTTCCTCATTCATACCGGAGTCAAACTGGCAACGCATCATCATTTACAAGATACCGCCCTACCCGACCAAATTGATTATTTATCAAACCTGGTTGATATGGCTAAAAATGCGTTTGAACAACATGATTCTCAGCAATTAGTTACATGCATCAACCACTACCATGCAAAATTAGCTGAATTAGGCCTGGTGGCAGAGCATAGCCTGCAATTGATTAATCAATTAAAAGATCATCCCGAAGTGCTTGCAATTAAAGGCTGTGGCGCTTTAGGCGCTGATATTATATTGATCTTAACATCTAGAAGTGCAGCCCCCACATTCAATAAAAAACTGCAACAAGAAAATCGCTCCCTTTTAGCAACTGAAAATTTATTAAATTTTAACCTACCACTATTAGCGATAAGTAAGAATTGA
- a CDS encoding hydroxymethylglutaryl-CoA reductase, degradative, whose amino-acid sequence MPLAPNTDELFSGFSKLSREERFKRLLALGAVTPEDITFLKNGGVKDLNLADKLIENVIGYFQLPLGVATNFNINGQDYVIPMAVEETSIIAALSKSAKWIRQSGEIKAWVHGECILGQIQLAQVHDFQKFSSIFAENRQYLIEKANKDVAANMVKRGGGVVDLSLRHLQRADGKDMAVIHLMMNSCDAMGANIINQVLEYLKGPIEDLTGEEVTMCILSNLNDQKLTTAQVTISAIDPILGQKLQEASLFAEMDSYRAATHNKGVMNGIDPVLIATGNDWRAVEAGVHAYAAREGQYQAITRWRYQDGVLTGQLTAPIIVGTIGGVTALHPTAKMCLRMMNINSANELSQVIAAVGLVQNLGALKALCTEGIIQGHMKLHIDNLLLAAGANENEMPELKERLQNWLHMHKRISLNNAHDLLAEIRQAPIAV is encoded by the coding sequence ATGCCTTTAGCGCCCAATACTGACGAATTATTTTCTGGCTTTTCAAAACTTTCCCGTGAAGAACGCTTTAAAAGACTACTTGCTTTGGGTGCAGTTACTCCTGAAGATATTACGTTCCTCAAAAATGGCGGAGTAAAAGATTTAAATCTAGCAGATAAATTAATCGAAAATGTTATTGGCTATTTCCAGCTTCCTTTAGGCGTAGCAACCAACTTTAATATTAATGGCCAGGACTATGTTATCCCCATGGCAGTTGAAGAAACCTCAATTATTGCAGCCTTATCTAAATCAGCTAAATGGATTAGACAAAGTGGCGAAATCAAAGCATGGGTTCATGGCGAATGCATTCTTGGACAAATCCAATTAGCTCAAGTTCACGATTTCCAAAAGTTCTCTAGTATTTTTGCGGAAAACAGACAATACCTGATTGAGAAAGCGAATAAAGATGTTGCCGCCAATATGGTAAAACGTGGTGGTGGGGTTGTTGATTTAAGCTTACGCCATTTACAAAGAGCGGATGGCAAAGACATGGCGGTAATTCATTTAATGATGAATAGCTGTGATGCCATGGGCGCTAACATCATCAATCAGGTTTTAGAATACTTAAAAGGCCCTATTGAAGACTTAACTGGTGAGGAAGTCACCATGTGCATTTTGTCCAATCTTAACGACCAAAAGCTGACAACAGCACAAGTAACGATTAGCGCGATTGATCCAATACTCGGACAAAAACTCCAAGAAGCCTCTCTTTTTGCAGAGATGGACTCTTACCGCGCAGCTACCCACAATAAAGGGGTGATGAATGGTATTGACCCGGTACTAATTGCGACAGGAAATGATTGGCGTGCAGTAGAAGCAGGTGTGCATGCCTACGCGGCCCGAGAAGGTCAATATCAAGCAATTACACGCTGGCGTTACCAAGATGGTGTGTTGACTGGACAATTAACAGCACCAATTATAGTAGGTACAATCGGTGGGGTAACCGCTCTCCACCCTACGGCAAAAATGTGCTTGCGCATGATGAATATCAACTCAGCGAATGAACTGTCTCAAGTAATTGCCGCGGTTGGATTAGTACAAAACTTAGGTGCACTAAAAGCTCTATGTACGGAAGGGATTATTCAAGGCCATATGAAGCTACACATTGATAACCTGCTCTTAGCCGCGGGAGCCAATGAAAATGAAATGCCAGAATTAAAAGAGCGTCTACAAAACTGGCTCCATATGCATAAGCGAATCAGTCTTAATAACGCCCATGATTTACTCGCAGAAATCAGACAAGCACCGATTGCTGTATGA
- a CDS encoding MlaE family ABC transporter permease, with amino-acid sequence MVHNSPQITFDEQLEQFNCTGAWSVMDVGNVVNQFTATTLPKSQKVQINGKDISHFDSAGALTLIQCIDKLKQQDNQVELVNFSERRRQLIDLIIEKHDAITYKIPAPERENFFYKLGKEAEKKLRQVDGLVVLIGDLATRVFEAFGNWRRFQFPSIMSNLDSTGVKALPILALLSFLIGVVLAYQMGLQLTTYGANSFIAYLSGMAIFREFAPLITAIIVAGRTSSAFTAQLGSMKINEEIDALLTMGLSPTEHLVLPKVIGLLITFPLLIFWSDIFSVLGSMFMAKNMLGISFIDFLERLRDSVGISQFRLGLYKAPAFALIIALVGCFQGFRVEAGSENNIGSQTTKSVVQSLFLIIIADAIYSIIYSWMKL; translated from the coding sequence ATGGTACATAATAGCCCGCAAATAACATTTGATGAGCAACTCGAACAGTTTAACTGTACAGGTGCTTGGTCTGTTATGGATGTGGGTAATGTAGTCAATCAATTTACAGCAACAACATTACCTAAATCACAAAAAGTTCAGATAAATGGTAAGGATATCAGTCATTTTGATAGTGCTGGTGCTCTAACCTTAATTCAATGTATTGATAAATTAAAACAACAGGATAACCAAGTTGAGCTCGTCAATTTTTCTGAAAGACGGCGCCAACTTATTGATTTAATTATTGAAAAACATGATGCCATAACCTATAAAATTCCTGCTCCAGAGAGGGAGAATTTTTTCTATAAATTAGGTAAAGAAGCAGAGAAAAAACTGCGCCAGGTCGATGGACTAGTTGTTTTAATTGGTGATCTGGCTACCCGTGTTTTTGAAGCTTTTGGCAATTGGCGCCGTTTCCAGTTTCCCAGTATTATGTCAAATCTTGATTCGACAGGCGTTAAAGCATTACCCATTCTCGCTTTACTCTCATTCTTAATCGGTGTCGTTTTGGCATATCAAATGGGCCTGCAGTTAACTACCTATGGTGCTAACTCGTTTATTGCTTATCTATCTGGAATGGCGATTTTCCGTGAGTTTGCTCCTTTAATCACAGCGATTATTGTGGCAGGAAGAACCAGCTCTGCGTTTACCGCGCAGTTAGGTAGTATGAAGATTAATGAAGAAATAGATGCACTGTTAACTATGGGCTTATCGCCAACGGAGCATTTGGTATTACCAAAAGTGATTGGACTATTAATAACCTTTCCTTTATTAATTTTCTGGTCAGATATTTTTAGTGTTCTAGGGTCCATGTTCATGGCCAAAAATATGTTAGGGATTAGTTTTATTGATTTTTTAGAGCGATTAAGGGATTCTGTAGGTATTTCTCAGTTTCGGCTTGGTCTTTATAAGGCCCCGGCATTTGCCTTAATCATCGCTTTAGTAGGTTGTTTTCAAGGATTTCGAGTTGAAGCGGGCAGTGAAAATAATATTGGAAGCCAGACCACCAAAAGTGTGGTGCAGTCTTTATTTTTAATTATTATTGCCGATGCAATTTACTCAATTATTTACAGTTGGATGAAGTTATAG